A single window of Bufo bufo chromosome 10, aBufBuf1.1, whole genome shotgun sequence DNA harbors:
- the LOC120980558 gene encoding carbohydrate sulfotransferase 5-like produces MVKLRINSSVATGLLVIQTVFLLVLYSRQSIHLSDTDGKERVHLLILSSWRSGSSFVGQIFSQHPDVFYLMEPAWHVWVTMYQNSATVLHMAVRDLIRSVFLCDMSVFDSYMPKERNISQLFQWATSRALCSLPACKYFPRDEITNERACKILCGKYPFHNVERACNMYSHVVIKEVRFFDLKVLYPLLTDPSLNLKILHLVRDPRAMAKSREQSKKALTRDNGIVLNTNGTKVDDSKYQVIQEICRSHVQIYETAAYKAPSFLKDRYMLVRYEDVVRDPLREISKMYKFAELKPTSKLEKWIYNITNGRSSGNQKEAFTITSRNAVNVSQAWRNVLSFEKVKMIQDVCKGAMNMLGYQAVDSEEEQKDLNHEVVLPRRQYQFSWS; encoded by the coding sequence ATGGTCAAGCTAAGGATTAATAGTTCTGTGGCCACGGGACTTCTGGTGATTCAAACCGTATTCCTGCTCGTCTTGTACTCAAGGCAGAGCATTCACTTATCGGATACAGATGGCAAGGAGAgagtccacctcctcatcctgtcCTCCTGGAGGTCAGGGTCTTCTTTTGTTGGACAAATCTTCAGTCAGCATCCAGATGTCTTCTACTTGATGGAGCCTGCCTGGCACGTGTGGGTGACCATGTATCAGAACAGTGCCACGGTTCTCCACATGGCAGTGAGGGATCTTATAAGATCAGTGTTCCTGTGCGACATGTCTGTTTTTGACTCCTATATGCCAAAAGAGAGGAACATTTCTCAACTCTTCCAGTGGGCCACCAGCAGAGCCTTATGTTCGCTCCCGGCCTGCAAGTACTTTCCCCGTGATGAGATCACCAATGAAAGGGCCTGCAAGATCCTCTGTGGAAAATATCCCTTTCACAACGTTGAACGGGCCTGCAACATGTATAGTCACGTGGTGATAAAAGAGGTCCGCTTTTTTGACTTGAAAGTGCTGTATCCGCTTCTTACTGACCCTTCCTTGAATCTGAAGATCCTCCATTTGGTCCGGGATCCTAGAGCGATGGCAAAATCTCGGGAGCAGTCGAAAAAAGCGTTAACAAGAGACAATGGGATTGTCCTCAACACCAATGGGACCAAGGTGGACGACAGCAAGTATCAGGTGATCCAGGAAATCTGCCGAAGTCATGTCCAGATATATGAAACGGCGGCATACAAGGCTCCCAGCTTCCTCAAGGACCGATATATGCTGGTAAGGTACGAGGACGTGGTTCGAGATCCCTTACGAGAGATCTCCAAGATGTATAAATTTGCTGAACTGAAACCTACGAGCAAGCTTGAGAAGTGGATCTACAACATCACGAATGGTCGAAGCTCAGGAAATCAGAAAGAAGCCTTCACAATCACATCTCGCAATGCAGTCAACGTTTCTCAGGCTTGGAGGAACGTTCTCTCCTTCGAGAAGGTGAAAATGATACAGGACGTATGCAAAGGGGCTATGAATATGCTCGGGTACCAAGCTGTAGACTCTGAGGAGGAACAGAAAGACTTAAACCATGAAGTTGTGTTGCCGAGGAGACAGTATCAGTTCAGCTGGTCATAG